One Pygocentrus nattereri isolate fPygNat1 chromosome 12, fPygNat1.pri, whole genome shotgun sequence DNA window includes the following coding sequences:
- the LOC108415208 gene encoding ribosome-binding protein 1-like: MSTEQEVIHIEAESWRCCTEDTPINFSDLFQSESKVLMLDQGQRSEKGEGQRLMLDQGQRSEKDEGQRLMLDQGQRSEKGEGQRLMLDQGQRSEKGEGQRLMLDQGQRSEKGKGQRSEKGEGQRLMLDQGQRSQEGEGQRLMLDQGQRSEEVEGQRLMLDQGQRSDNGEGQRLILDQGQRSEKGEGQRLILDQGQRSKKGERQRLMLNQGQRLMLDQGQRSEEGEGQRLMLDQGQRSEKGERQRLMLDEGQRLMLDQGQRSEEGEGQRLMQDQGQRSEKGERQRLMLDEGQRLMLGQDRDQRKVKGRD; this comes from the exons ATGAGCACTGAGCAAGAAGTCATACACATTGAGGCAGAATCCTGGAGATGTTGCACTGAAGACACTCCAATCAATTTCAGTGACCTTTTCCAATCTGAGTCCAAGGTTTTGATGCTAGATCAGGGACAGAGATCAGAGAAAGGTGAAGGGCAGAGATTGATGCTAGATCAGGGACAGAGATCAGAGAAAGATGAAGGGCAGAGATTGATGCTAGATCAGGGACAGAGATCAGAGAAAGGTGAAGGGCAGAGATTGATGCTAGATCAGGGACAGAGATCAGAGAAAGGTGAAGGGCAGAGATTGATGCTAGATCAGGGGCAGAGATCAGAGAAAGGTAAAGGGCAGAGATCAGAGAAAGGTGAAGGGCAGAGATTGATGCTAGATCAGGGACAGAGATCACAGGAAGGTGAAGGGCAGAGATTGATGCTAGATCAGGGACAGAGATCAGAGGAAGTTGAAGGACAGAGATTGATGCTAGATCAGGGACAGAGATCAGATAACGGTGAAGGACAGAGATTGATACTAGATCAGGGACAGAGATCAGAGAAAGGTGAAGGACAGAGATTGATACTAGATCAGGGACAGAGAtcaaagaaaggagaaagacagaggttGATGCTAAATCAGGGACAAAGATTGATGCTAGATCAGGGACAGAGATCAGAGGAAGGTGAAGGACAGAGATTGATGCTAGATCAGGGACAGAGatcagagaaaggagaaagacagaggttGATGCTAGATGAGGGACAAAGATTGATGCTAGATCAGGGACAGAGATCAGAGGAAGGTGAAGGACAGAGATTGATGCAAGATCAGGGACAGAGatcagagaaaggagaaagacagaggttGATGCTAGATGAGGGACAAAGATTGATGCTAG GTCAGGACAGAGATCAGAGGAAGGTGAAGGGCAGAGATTGA
- the LOC108415210 gene encoding oocyte zinc finger protein XlCOF6-like isoform X1, with translation MSGTPPLLIWRMLVCVSLLALLLGAGAALQIQCYQCEEVRKDDCSSPEFIVNCTVNVQDMCQKEVLIMEDGEEPVEENGEDPPESSQQSYQCCECGKTFRFASFLKVHLRTHTGEKPFPCGQCGKRFSSTTGLRNHTYIHSGEKPHTCSVCQMTFRSVPNLIAHQRTHSQEKPFSCPYCGRGFSRPDNLKLHIKIHTGDRPFPCAQCGLRFTCTRVLKQHMYVHTGPHRCPHCEEIFSTFSRLKAHRKIHSTSSGRVKKWLVKEERKGILTCGLKMGDVKVVKVEAGEDAEDEIKEDVQQVLLLGENAEDECGEDVKQVLILGEDAEDGTGEDVKQVLVCGEETEVNEDVLQELRAQKSHQCTECGKTFRYASILKVHLRTHTGEKPFICLQCGKGFTSITSLKNHAFIHSGEKPHTCPVCKKGFRTASILKGHQLTHSTEKLFTCSDCGRGFSRLDSLKLHTMIHKGERPFVCSQCGMAFTSARILKKHTVIHARPHRCPQCEKLFATLSELEAHQKIHADENPPTCTHCGKRFWKIRYLKAHMRIHTGEKPSCTQCGRTFTTDGALVHHMKLHAGDKPHQCSQCGKTFVSIKELRLHHRIHTGEKPFSCSHCDKSFISASYLKSHMDTHTDSKPHQCSECGRSFKRPSELKMHERIHTGEKPHACSECGKSFRKLCNVKIHMRTHTGEKPFICSECGKRSTTLGHLKLHMRMHSGEKPYVCSVCGKSFTRSAHLKAHRYVHTGEKPYKCSECGMSFAKPCNLKTHQKTTHKSPEIIKS, from the exons GAGAAGAACCTGTGGAGGAGAACGGAGAAGATCCCCCGGAGAGCTCTCAGCAGTCCTACCAGTGCTGCGAATGTGGGAAAACCTTCAGGTTCGCCTCCTTCCTGAAAGTTCACCTGAGAActcacactggagagaagccCTTCCCCTGCGGGCAATGCGGGAAGAGGTTCTCCTCGACCACTGGCCTGAGGAACCACACGTACATACACAGCGGAGAGAAACCTCACACATGCTCGGTGTGTCAGATGACCTTTAGATCCGTGCCAAACTTGATCGCCCACCAGAGGACGCACAGTCAGGAGAAGCCGTTTAGCTGCCCGTACTGCGGCCGGGGGTTTTCCAGACCGGACAACCTTAAACTCCACATCAAGATTCACACCGGAGATCGACCTTTCCCCTGTGCCCAGTGCGGCTTACGCTTCACCTGCACCCGCGTTTTAAAGCAGCACATGTACGTCCACACTGGACCTCACCGGTGCCCTCACTGCGAGGAGATCTTCAGCACCTTCTCCAGGCTGAAAGCCCACAGGAAGATTCACAGCACGTCGTCCGGTCGAGTTAAGAAGTGGCTGGTTAAGGAGGAGCGTAAAGGCATCCTGACGTGTGGACTGAAGATGGGGGATGTGAAGGTGGTGAAGGTGGAGGCAG GTGAAGATGCTGAAGATGAGATCAAggaggatgtacagcaggtccTGCTGTTAGGGGAAAATGCTGAAGATGAATGCGGAGAAGACGTGAAGCAGGTCCTGATCCTGGGAGAAGATGCAGAAGATGGTACTGGAGAGGATGTGAAGCAGGTCCTGGTATGTGGAGAAGAAACTGAAGTAAATGAAGATGTCCTACAGGAACTGAGAGCCCAGAAATCTCATCAGTGTACTGAGTGTGGGAAAACCTTCAGATACGCTTCCATCCTGAAAGTACACCTGAGAACTCATACGGGAGAAAAGCCTTTCATCTGCTTGCAGTGCGGGAAAGGATTTACCTCCATCACAAGCCTGAAGAATCACGCGTTCATACACAGTGGAGAGAAACCTCACACGTGTCCGGTGTGCAAGAAGGGCTTCAGAACTGCCTCAATTCTGAAAGGGCACCAGTTGACCCACAGTACGGAGAAGCTTTTTACGTGTTCTGACTGTGGTCGAGGTTTTTCCAGGTTGGACAGCTTGAAACTTCACACAATGATTCACAAGGGTGAAAGGCCTTTTGTTTGCAGCCAGTGTGGTATGGCTTTCACTTCTGCTCgtattttaaaaaagcacacAGTCATTCATGCAAGACCCCACCGGTGCCCTCAATGTGAGAAGCTCTTTGCTACTTTGTCGGAATTAGAAGCGCACCAAAAGATACACGCTGATGAAAATCCACCGACTTGTACTCACTGCGGGAAACGTTTTTGGAAAATTAGATACTTGAAAGCCCACATGAGAattcacacaggagaaaagCCATCCTGCACTCAATGTGGGAGAACTTTCACCACCGATGGTGCCCTGGTTCACCACATGAAGCTTCACGCAGGAGACAAACCCCATCAGTGCTCTCAGTGTGGGAAGACCTTCGTAAGTATCAAGGAATTAAGATTACATCACCGGATTCATACCGGAGAGAAGCCTTTCAGCTGCTCCCATTGCGACAAGAGTTTCATCAGTGCAAGCTATCTGAAGAGCCACAtggacacacatacagacagcaAACCTCACCAGTGCTCTGAATGTGGGAGGAGTTTCAAACGTCCCTCAGAGTTAAAAATGCATGAGAGGATTCATACCGGAGAGAAGCCCCACGCCTGCTCAGAGTGCGGCAAGAGTTTCCGGAAATTGTGCAACGTTAAAATTCACATGAGGACCCACACAGGAGAAAAGCCCTTCATCTGCAGCGAGTGCGGGAAAAGATCTACAACATTAGGCCACCTAAAACTCCACATGAGGATGCATTCTGGCGAGAAGCCGTACGTCTGCTCTGTGTGTGGGAAATCTTTTACACGGTCGGCACATCTGAAAGCGCACCGGTATGTCCACACAGGGGAAAAACCATACAAGTGCTCGGAGTGCGGGATGAGCTTCGCTAAGCCGTGTAACttaaaaacacaccaaaaaaccacacacaaaaGTCCTGAGATCATCAAGTCTTAG
- the LOC108415210 gene encoding oocyte zinc finger protein XlCOF6-like isoform X2, with the protein MSRAEEPRGDGGGQVMRGEEPVEENGEDPPESSQQSYQCCECGKTFRFASFLKVHLRTHTGEKPFPCGQCGKRFSSTTGLRNHTYIHSGEKPHTCSVCQMTFRSVPNLIAHQRTHSQEKPFSCPYCGRGFSRPDNLKLHIKIHTGDRPFPCAQCGLRFTCTRVLKQHMYVHTGPHRCPHCEEIFSTFSRLKAHRKIHSTSSGRVKKWLVKEERKGILTCGLKMGDVKVVKVEAGEDAEDEIKEDVQQVLLLGENAEDECGEDVKQVLILGEDAEDGTGEDVKQVLVCGEETEVNEDVLQELRAQKSHQCTECGKTFRYASILKVHLRTHTGEKPFICLQCGKGFTSITSLKNHAFIHSGEKPHTCPVCKKGFRTASILKGHQLTHSTEKLFTCSDCGRGFSRLDSLKLHTMIHKGERPFVCSQCGMAFTSARILKKHTVIHARPHRCPQCEKLFATLSELEAHQKIHADENPPTCTHCGKRFWKIRYLKAHMRIHTGEKPSCTQCGRTFTTDGALVHHMKLHAGDKPHQCSQCGKTFVSIKELRLHHRIHTGEKPFSCSHCDKSFISASYLKSHMDTHTDSKPHQCSECGRSFKRPSELKMHERIHTGEKPHACSECGKSFRKLCNVKIHMRTHTGEKPFICSECGKRSTTLGHLKLHMRMHSGEKPYVCSVCGKSFTRSAHLKAHRYVHTGEKPYKCSECGMSFAKPCNLKTHQKTTHKSPEIIKS; encoded by the exons GAGAAGAACCTGTGGAGGAGAACGGAGAAGATCCCCCGGAGAGCTCTCAGCAGTCCTACCAGTGCTGCGAATGTGGGAAAACCTTCAGGTTCGCCTCCTTCCTGAAAGTTCACCTGAGAActcacactggagagaagccCTTCCCCTGCGGGCAATGCGGGAAGAGGTTCTCCTCGACCACTGGCCTGAGGAACCACACGTACATACACAGCGGAGAGAAACCTCACACATGCTCGGTGTGTCAGATGACCTTTAGATCCGTGCCAAACTTGATCGCCCACCAGAGGACGCACAGTCAGGAGAAGCCGTTTAGCTGCCCGTACTGCGGCCGGGGGTTTTCCAGACCGGACAACCTTAAACTCCACATCAAGATTCACACCGGAGATCGACCTTTCCCCTGTGCCCAGTGCGGCTTACGCTTCACCTGCACCCGCGTTTTAAAGCAGCACATGTACGTCCACACTGGACCTCACCGGTGCCCTCACTGCGAGGAGATCTTCAGCACCTTCTCCAGGCTGAAAGCCCACAGGAAGATTCACAGCACGTCGTCCGGTCGAGTTAAGAAGTGGCTGGTTAAGGAGGAGCGTAAAGGCATCCTGACGTGTGGACTGAAGATGGGGGATGTGAAGGTGGTGAAGGTGGAGGCAG GTGAAGATGCTGAAGATGAGATCAAggaggatgtacagcaggtccTGCTGTTAGGGGAAAATGCTGAAGATGAATGCGGAGAAGACGTGAAGCAGGTCCTGATCCTGGGAGAAGATGCAGAAGATGGTACTGGAGAGGATGTGAAGCAGGTCCTGGTATGTGGAGAAGAAACTGAAGTAAATGAAGATGTCCTACAGGAACTGAGAGCCCAGAAATCTCATCAGTGTACTGAGTGTGGGAAAACCTTCAGATACGCTTCCATCCTGAAAGTACACCTGAGAACTCATACGGGAGAAAAGCCTTTCATCTGCTTGCAGTGCGGGAAAGGATTTACCTCCATCACAAGCCTGAAGAATCACGCGTTCATACACAGTGGAGAGAAACCTCACACGTGTCCGGTGTGCAAGAAGGGCTTCAGAACTGCCTCAATTCTGAAAGGGCACCAGTTGACCCACAGTACGGAGAAGCTTTTTACGTGTTCTGACTGTGGTCGAGGTTTTTCCAGGTTGGACAGCTTGAAACTTCACACAATGATTCACAAGGGTGAAAGGCCTTTTGTTTGCAGCCAGTGTGGTATGGCTTTCACTTCTGCTCgtattttaaaaaagcacacAGTCATTCATGCAAGACCCCACCGGTGCCCTCAATGTGAGAAGCTCTTTGCTACTTTGTCGGAATTAGAAGCGCACCAAAAGATACACGCTGATGAAAATCCACCGACTTGTACTCACTGCGGGAAACGTTTTTGGAAAATTAGATACTTGAAAGCCCACATGAGAattcacacaggagaaaagCCATCCTGCACTCAATGTGGGAGAACTTTCACCACCGATGGTGCCCTGGTTCACCACATGAAGCTTCACGCAGGAGACAAACCCCATCAGTGCTCTCAGTGTGGGAAGACCTTCGTAAGTATCAAGGAATTAAGATTACATCACCGGATTCATACCGGAGAGAAGCCTTTCAGCTGCTCCCATTGCGACAAGAGTTTCATCAGTGCAAGCTATCTGAAGAGCCACAtggacacacatacagacagcaAACCTCACCAGTGCTCTGAATGTGGGAGGAGTTTCAAACGTCCCTCAGAGTTAAAAATGCATGAGAGGATTCATACCGGAGAGAAGCCCCACGCCTGCTCAGAGTGCGGCAAGAGTTTCCGGAAATTGTGCAACGTTAAAATTCACATGAGGACCCACACAGGAGAAAAGCCCTTCATCTGCAGCGAGTGCGGGAAAAGATCTACAACATTAGGCCACCTAAAACTCCACATGAGGATGCATTCTGGCGAGAAGCCGTACGTCTGCTCTGTGTGTGGGAAATCTTTTACACGGTCGGCACATCTGAAAGCGCACCGGTATGTCCACACAGGGGAAAAACCATACAAGTGCTCGGAGTGCGGGATGAGCTTCGCTAAGCCGTGTAACttaaaaacacaccaaaaaaccacacacaaaaGTCCTGAGATCATCAAGTCTTAG
- the LOC108415211 gene encoding gastrula zinc finger protein XlCGF28.1-like isoform X2, producing the protein MKQEAEDELNPKPTLEPDWSSEDQPALEPAVKLNGDVLVKEEDVLDGGEDGPENHEDVATGRDDEDDEDESREEQEQSSLKSHQCPECGKIFQFASVLKVHRRTHTGEKPFPCSQCGKEFSSMKSLTEHLYIHSGEKPHRCPVCERGFRTATNLRAHEMTHSVQKPFSCSDCGRGFSRLSNLKLHIMIHRGERPFPCTQCGMSFTSAHVLKKHAYIHGGPHQCPDCGKVFSVLPEFKAHQRIHTGNNPMTCSECGKGFWRKRDFKAHMRMHTGEQPSCTQCGKTFTSTSTLTHHLKLHAGLKPHQCSQCGKSFVCLSELKLHQRIHTGEKPFSCAQCDKSFTSGDSLKSHMVIHLEDKPHQCSECRKSFKRSSELKVHRKIHSGEKPHTCSQCGKSFRRSGDLKIHVRFHTGEKPFVCGECGKRSATAGHLQIHMRMHSGEKPYVCSECGKGFVTLSHLKSHLYVHTGEKPYQCSECGKGFSQLSNLKTHSKTHRPKS; encoded by the exons ATGAAGCAGGAGGCTGAAGATGAACTGAACCCCAAACCAACACTGGAGCCTGACTGGAGCAGTGAAGACCAGCCAGCGCTGGAACCAGCTGTAAAGCTGAATGGAGATGTGCTCGTTAAGGAGGAGGATGTTCTGGACGGTGGTGAAGATGGTCCAGAGAACCATGAAGATGTTGCTACAG GAagagatgatgaagatgatgaagacgagagcagagaggagcaggaACAGAGCTCACTGAAATCTCATCAGTGCCCTGAATGTGGGAAAATCTTCCAGTTTGCCTCAGTCCTGAAAGTTCACCGGAGAACtcacaccggagagaagccCTTTCCCTGCTCTCAGTGTGGTAAAGAGTTCTCCTCCATGAAGAGCCTGACGGAGCACCTGTACATTCACAGTGGAGAGAAACCTCACAGGTGCCCGGTCTGCGAGAGGGGCTTCAGAACGGCTACGAACCTAAGAGCTCATGAAATGACTCACTCCGTCCAAAAGCCGTTCAGCTGCTCCGACTGCGGCCGAGGATTTTCCAGGTTGAGCAACCTCAAACTCCACATAATGATCCACAGAGGTGAAAGACCTTTCCCTTGCACCCAATGCGGGATGAGTTTTACTTCGGCTCACGTTCTGAAGAAGCATGCCTACATACATGGCGGGCCTCACCAGTGCCCTGACTGCGGGAAGGTCTTCAGCGTTTTGCCGGAGTTCAAAGCGCACCAAAGAATTCACACCGGCAACAATCCAATGACCTGCTCTGAGTGTGGGAAAGGTTTTTGGAGGAAGAGGGACTTCAAGGCTCACATGAGAATGCACACTggagaacagccttcctgcactCAGTGTGGTAAGACCTTCACCAGCACCAGCACCCTAACCCACCACCTAAAGCTTCATGCAGGACTCAAACCCCATCAGTGCTCCCAGTGCGGGAAGAGCTTCGTGTGTCTTTCCGAGTTAAAATTACACCAAAGAATTCATACTGGAGAAAAGCCGTTCAGCTGCGCTCAGTGCGACAAGAGTTTCACCAGCGGGGACTCTCTGAAGAGCCACATGGTCATACACTTGGAAGACAAACCTCACCAGTGCTCCGAGTGCAGGAAGAGTTTCAAACGTTCCTCGGAGTTGAAGGTGCACCGGAAGATTCATTCCGGAGAGAAGCCGCACACCTGCTCCCAGTGCGGCAAGAGCTTCCGCAGGTCCGGCGACCTTAAAATTCACGTGAGGTTCCATACGGGAGAAAAGCCCTTTGTCTGCGGAGAGTGTGGAAAGAGATCTGCGACGGCAGGTCACCTTCAGATCCACATGAGGATGCATTCTGGAGAGAAGCCGTACGTCTGCTCTGAGTGTGGGAAGGGCTTTGTTACGCTGTCGCATCTCAAATCCCACCTGTATGTTCATACAGGGGAAAAGCCGTACCAGTGCTCCGAGTGCGGGAAGGGCTTTTCTCAGCTGAGCAACttgaaaacacacagcaaaacCCACCGACCAAAATCCTGA
- the LOC108415211 gene encoding zinc finger protein OZF-like isoform X1, translating to MWADRPEDGERIQRCKQEVEEGPSEQVSCKTEPNPVEILEFVFNGEEELMKQEAEDELNPKPTLEPDWSSEDQPALEPAVKLNGDVLVKEEDVLDGGEDGPENHEDVATGRDDEDDEDESREEQEQSSLKSHQCPECGKIFQFASVLKVHRRTHTGEKPFPCSQCGKEFSSMKSLTEHLYIHSGEKPHRCPVCERGFRTATNLRAHEMTHSVQKPFSCSDCGRGFSRLSNLKLHIMIHRGERPFPCTQCGMSFTSAHVLKKHAYIHGGPHQCPDCGKVFSVLPEFKAHQRIHTGNNPMTCSECGKGFWRKRDFKAHMRMHTGEQPSCTQCGKTFTSTSTLTHHLKLHAGLKPHQCSQCGKSFVCLSELKLHQRIHTGEKPFSCAQCDKSFTSGDSLKSHMVIHLEDKPHQCSECRKSFKRSSELKVHRKIHSGEKPHTCSQCGKSFRRSGDLKIHVRFHTGEKPFVCGECGKRSATAGHLQIHMRMHSGEKPYVCSECGKGFVTLSHLKSHLYVHTGEKPYQCSECGKGFSQLSNLKTHSKTHRPKS from the exons ATGTGGGCGGACCGACCCGAGGACGGAGAGCGGATCCAGCGCTGCAAACAG GAGGTGGAAGAAGGTCCGTCTGAGCAGGTCTCCTGTAAGACTGAGCCGAACCCTGTGGAGATCCTGGAGTTTGTGTTTAACGGTGAGGAGGAGCTCATGAAGCAGGAGGCTGAAGATGAACTGAACCCCAAACCAACACTGGAGCCTGACTGGAGCAGTGAAGACCAGCCAGCGCTGGAACCAGCTGTAAAGCTGAATGGAGATGTGCTCGTTAAGGAGGAGGATGTTCTGGACGGTGGTGAAGATGGTCCAGAGAACCATGAAGATGTTGCTACAG GAagagatgatgaagatgatgaagacgagagcagagaggagcaggaACAGAGCTCACTGAAATCTCATCAGTGCCCTGAATGTGGGAAAATCTTCCAGTTTGCCTCAGTCCTGAAAGTTCACCGGAGAACtcacaccggagagaagccCTTTCCCTGCTCTCAGTGTGGTAAAGAGTTCTCCTCCATGAAGAGCCTGACGGAGCACCTGTACATTCACAGTGGAGAGAAACCTCACAGGTGCCCGGTCTGCGAGAGGGGCTTCAGAACGGCTACGAACCTAAGAGCTCATGAAATGACTCACTCCGTCCAAAAGCCGTTCAGCTGCTCCGACTGCGGCCGAGGATTTTCCAGGTTGAGCAACCTCAAACTCCACATAATGATCCACAGAGGTGAAAGACCTTTCCCTTGCACCCAATGCGGGATGAGTTTTACTTCGGCTCACGTTCTGAAGAAGCATGCCTACATACATGGCGGGCCTCACCAGTGCCCTGACTGCGGGAAGGTCTTCAGCGTTTTGCCGGAGTTCAAAGCGCACCAAAGAATTCACACCGGCAACAATCCAATGACCTGCTCTGAGTGTGGGAAAGGTTTTTGGAGGAAGAGGGACTTCAAGGCTCACATGAGAATGCACACTggagaacagccttcctgcactCAGTGTGGTAAGACCTTCACCAGCACCAGCACCCTAACCCACCACCTAAAGCTTCATGCAGGACTCAAACCCCATCAGTGCTCCCAGTGCGGGAAGAGCTTCGTGTGTCTTTCCGAGTTAAAATTACACCAAAGAATTCATACTGGAGAAAAGCCGTTCAGCTGCGCTCAGTGCGACAAGAGTTTCACCAGCGGGGACTCTCTGAAGAGCCACATGGTCATACACTTGGAAGACAAACCTCACCAGTGCTCCGAGTGCAGGAAGAGTTTCAAACGTTCCTCGGAGTTGAAGGTGCACCGGAAGATTCATTCCGGAGAGAAGCCGCACACCTGCTCCCAGTGCGGCAAGAGCTTCCGCAGGTCCGGCGACCTTAAAATTCACGTGAGGTTCCATACGGGAGAAAAGCCCTTTGTCTGCGGAGAGTGTGGAAAGAGATCTGCGACGGCAGGTCACCTTCAGATCCACATGAGGATGCATTCTGGAGAGAAGCCGTACGTCTGCTCTGAGTGTGGGAAGGGCTTTGTTACGCTGTCGCATCTCAAATCCCACCTGTATGTTCATACAGGGGAAAAGCCGTACCAGTGCTCCGAGTGCGGGAAGGGCTTTTCTCAGCTGAGCAACttgaaaacacacagcaaaacCCACCGACCAAAATCCTGA